In Thermomicrobiales bacterium, one DNA window encodes the following:
- a CDS encoding right-handed parallel beta-helix repeat-containing protein — MRRFIYVVVATLLLTACAGGSDATSTPEPVSEATAAPTATATTAPSPTATATQAATPTATASPTVGPPTATAGPTATPAPPLTELQCGAEIATSVTLANDMACDPIAIVVTGDNLVLDLGGRTITGPGPGSRTWPMPRFDIAGVIVRGSGVTVRNGTVSSSGIGVLVDGGSAARIEQVQTLGNYYGIYLYEGGGSTIDGNVVRDNVYGLHLQQTTGNTLTNNNLSKQTHHSPGGYGLYLYSSSGNRIEGNTIQENLNWGLWFSDSNDNVIVRNNIIGNDPQVSDDSGGNIYFDEATREGNFWSDYAGADSNGDGIGEDPYTIGGPGRLTDPYPFMAQDGWQGRTTATLGVTEAAPPSESPPRAYVQLENGDIAAIDSASGTLIGSWSVGAAPPSMATSFDGTRLYAIGGDGEAANVLAIDTSSGQVVERWEIPGAQVVAAMYDGARVLASSQQGLTEIVLETGELRPQHDGADAIAITPSWKHNLATVTAADGEVSVVYLPNQHAPYSFALSGAPVQVVDNRPGTRLFALVDGEADVLVVDTEQFAITDRIPLGDIDPAHARMAPSPDGTLLYVLDTEHGRVVAIDLGTKKIVADAEIDAGLGVDISISADGDWIAVAVADGGSSRVAIYDHSLALYHAVMLGRVPVAIVSPR, encoded by the coding sequence ATGCGCAGATTCATCTATGTGGTTGTCGCGACGCTGCTGCTGACAGCCTGCGCCGGTGGCAGCGACGCGACCTCGACGCCGGAGCCGGTGAGTGAGGCGACGGCCGCGCCGACCGCCACCGCCACGACCGCACCCAGCCCGACCGCGACTGCGACGCAGGCTGCGACACCGACCGCGACCGCCTCGCCGACGGTCGGCCCTCCAACAGCGACCGCCGGACCGACTGCCACTCCGGCACCGCCGCTGACCGAGCTGCAGTGCGGCGCTGAGATCGCCACAAGTGTCACGCTGGCCAACGACATGGCCTGCGATCCGATCGCGATCGTCGTGACCGGCGACAACCTCGTGCTCGATCTGGGCGGGCGGACGATCACCGGGCCCGGGCCGGGTAGCCGCACCTGGCCGATGCCGCGGTTCGACATCGCCGGGGTGATCGTGCGCGGCAGCGGCGTCACCGTCCGTAACGGCACTGTCTCTTCGAGCGGCATCGGCGTGCTGGTCGATGGCGGTAGCGCGGCGCGGATCGAGCAGGTCCAGACGCTCGGCAACTACTACGGTATCTATCTGTACGAGGGTGGCGGCAGCACGATCGATGGCAATGTCGTGCGCGACAACGTCTACGGCCTGCATTTGCAGCAGACGACCGGCAACACGCTGACGAACAACAACCTGTCGAAGCAAACGCACCACTCTCCGGGCGGGTACGGGCTGTATCTCTACAGCTCGTCGGGCAATCGGATCGAGGGCAACACGATTCAGGAGAACCTCAACTGGGGGCTGTGGTTCTCCGACTCGAACGACAACGTGATCGTCCGTAACAACATCATCGGCAACGACCCGCAGGTTAGCGACGACTCAGGCGGCAACATCTACTTCGATGAGGCGACCCGCGAGGGCAACTTCTGGTCCGACTACGCCGGGGCGGACAGCAACGGCGACGGCATCGGCGAGGATCCCTACACGATCGGCGGCCCCGGACGGCTCACCGATCCGTACCCGTTCATGGCGCAGGATGGCTGGCAGGGCCGCACGACCGCGACGCTCGGCGTGACAGAAGCCGCGCCGCCGTCGGAGAGTCCGCCGCGCGCCTACGTCCAGTTGGAGAACGGCGACATTGCGGCGATTGATTCGGCGAGCGGCACGCTGATCGGCTCGTGGTCAGTTGGGGCTGCGCCGCCGAGCATGGCGACAAGCTTCGACGGCACGCGCCTCTACGCCATCGGCGGCGATGGCGAGGCTGCCAACGTGCTGGCGATCGACACCAGCAGCGGTCAGGTCGTCGAGCGCTGGGAGATCCCCGGCGCGCAGGTGGTCGCGGCGATGTACGACGGTGCACGGGTGCTGGCCTCCTCGCAGCAGGGGCTAACCGAGATCGTGCTGGAGACCGGCGAGCTTCGCCCGCAGCATGACGGCGCAGACGCGATCGCCATCACGCCGAGCTGGAAGCACAACCTGGCCACCGTCACCGCCGCAGATGGTGAGGTCAGCGTCGTCTACCTGCCGAATCAGCACGCGCCGTACTCGTTCGCGCTTTCGGGCGCGCCGGTGCAGGTCGTCGACAACCGACCGGGCACGCGCCTCTTCGCGCTGGTCGATGGCGAGGCGGATGTGCTGGTCGTCGATACCGAGCAGTTCGCCATCACCGACCGCATCCCGCTCGGCGACATCGATCCGGCACACGCCCGTATGGCCCCGTCGCCGGACGGCACGCTGCTCTACGTCCTCGACACGGAACATGGCCGCGTCGTCGCCATCGATCTCGGAACGAAGAAGATCGTGGCGGATGCCGAGATTGATGCTGGGCTGGGCGTCGATATCTCGATCAGCGCCGATGGCGACTGGATCGCAGTCGCGGTCGCCGATGGCGGCAGCAGCCGGGTGGCTATCTACGACCACTCGCTGGCGCTGTATCACGCCGTCATGCTCGGGCGGGTGCCGGTCGCAATCGTGTCGCCGCGATAG